The Peribacillus sp. FSL E2-0218 genome contains a region encoding:
- a CDS encoding DUF441 domain-containing protein — MVNGPIAFLILLAAIGWFGKNTSLIMAAGFLLIMKVVGLDAKVFPYLEAKGINLGVTIITISVLIPIANGAIGFKELGDAVKSPYAWIALASGIAVALIAKNGITLLSHDPHITTALVFGTILAVALFKGVAVGPLIGAGIAYLCMQIFNFFK, encoded by the coding sequence ATGGTAAACGGACCTATCGCATTTTTAATATTGCTTGCAGCGATCGGCTGGTTCGGGAAAAATACATCGCTGATCATGGCTGCAGGTTTTCTGCTGATCATGAAAGTGGTTGGTCTTGACGCTAAGGTTTTCCCCTATCTCGAGGCGAAAGGAATCAATTTGGGGGTCACGATCATCACCATTTCCGTACTGATACCGATCGCGAATGGGGCAATCGGGTTCAAGGAGCTCGGAGATGCGGTTAAATCCCCGTATGCCTGGATCGCGCTTGCATCCGGAATAGCGGTTGCGCTTATAGCAAAAAATGGGATTACACTATTATCACATGATCCCCACATCACCACGGCCCTTGTTTTTGGGACGATTCTTGCGGTAGCCTTATTCAAGGGCGTTGCCGTTGGTCCGTTAATCGGGGCTGGCATTGCTTATTTATGCATGCAAATCTTCAATTTTTTCAAATGA